From the Helicobacter pylori genome, one window contains:
- the dapA gene encoding 4-hydroxy-tetrahydrodipicolinate synthase: MQFHSSSALITPFKKDLSVDEVAYETLIKRQIFQGMDACVPVGTTGESATLTHKEHMRCIEIAIETCKSTKTPSNSRMKVLAGVGSNATSESLSLAKFAQKIGADAILCVSPYYNRPTQQGLFEHYKTIAQSVEIPIMLYDVPSRTGVSIEVPTALKLFREVPNIKAIKEASGSLKRVTELHYYEKDFKIFSGEDSLNHSIMFSGGCGVISVTGNLMPNLISQMVNCTLKFEYQQALEIQNKLFDLHQALFVETNPIPIKMAMHLAGLIENPSYRLPLVAPSKETIKLLEKTLQQYEVIA, from the coding sequence ATGCAATTTCATTCATCTAGCGCGTTAATTACGCCTTTTAAAAAAGATTTGAGCGTTGATGAGGTCGCTTATGAAACCTTGATCAAGCGCCAAATTTTTCAAGGCATGGACGCATGCGTGCCTGTTGGCACGACAGGAGAATCCGCCACGCTCACCCACAAAGAGCATATGCGTTGCATTGAAATCGCCATAGAGACTTGCAAAAGCACTAAAACGCCTTCCAATTCACGCATGAAAGTGTTAGCCGGCGTGGGCAGTAACGCCACGAGCGAGTCCCTTTCTTTAGCAAAGTTCGCTCAAAAAATCGGTGCGGATGCGATTTTATGCGTAAGCCCTTATTATAACCGCCCCACCCAGCAAGGCTTGTTTGAACATTATAAAACTATCGCTCAATCGGTAGAAATCCCTATCATGCTTTATGATGTGCCAAGCCGAACGGGCGTGTCTATTGAAGTTCCAACCGCCCTCAAACTCTTTAGGGAAGTCCCTAACATTAAAGCCATTAAGGAAGCCTCTGGCTCTTTGAAAAGAGTAACAGAATTGCATTACTATGAAAAAGATTTTAAAATTTTTAGCGGGGAAGATTCGCTCAACCACTCTATCATGTTTTCAGGGGGGTGTGGCGTGATTTCAGTGACCGGTAATTTAATGCCCAATTTGATTTCACAAATGGTCAATTGCACGCTCAAATTTGAATACCAACAAGCCCTAGAAATCCAAAATAAGCTTTTTGATTTGCATCAAGCCCTTTTTGTGGAAACAAACCCTATCCCTATTAAAATGGCCATGCATTTAGCCGGATTGATTGAAAACCCAAGTTACAGACTGCCTTTAGTAGCCCCAAGCAAAGAAACGATCAAACTTTTAGAAAAAACTTTACAACAATATGAGGTAATTGCATGA
- a CDS encoding quinone-dependent dihydroorotate dehydrogenase translates to MLYSLVKKYLFSLDAEIAHEKVCQILRTLSRSSFLCSLIHSQWGYKNPKLENDILGLNFSNPLGLAAGFDKNASMLRALIAFGFGYLEAGTLTNIAQSGNEKPRLFRHIEEESLQNAMGFNNYGAILGVRAFNRFAPYKTPIGINLGKNKHIEQAHALEDYKAVLNQCLNIGDYYTFNLSSPNTPNLRDLQNKAFVHELFCMAKEMTHKPLFLKIAPDLETDDMLEIVNSAIEAGAHGIIATNTTIDKSLVFAPKEMGGLSGKCLTKKSREIFKELAKAFFNKSVLVSVGGISDAKEAYERIKMGASLLQIYSAFIYKGPNLCQNILKDLVKLLQKDGFLSVKEAIGADLR, encoded by the coding sequence ATGCTTTATTCATTAGTAAAAAAATATCTTTTTAGCCTAGACGCTGAAATCGCACATGAAAAAGTTTGTCAAATTTTAAGAACGCTTTCTAGATCGAGCTTTTTGTGTAGTTTGATCCATTCTCAATGGGGTTATAAAAACCCAAAGCTTGAAAATGACATTTTAGGCTTAAATTTCTCTAACCCTTTAGGCTTGGCCGCCGGCTTTGATAAAAACGCTTCCATGCTTAGGGCGTTAATTGCTTTTGGGTTTGGCTATTTGGAAGCAGGCACATTGACTAATATCGCGCAAAGCGGGAATGAAAAACCAAGGCTTTTCAGGCACATTGAAGAAGAGTCCTTGCAAAATGCGATGGGGTTTAATAATTACGGGGCGATTTTGGGGGTAAGAGCGTTCAATCGCTTCGCCCCCTATAAAACCCCTATTGGCATCAATTTAGGCAAAAACAAACACATAGAGCAAGCGCATGCCCTAGAAGATTACAAGGCGGTTTTAAATCAATGTTTAAACATTGGCGATTATTACACCTTCAACCTTTCTTCGCCCAACACCCCTAATTTAAGGGATTTACAAAATAAAGCGTTTGTGCATGAGCTTTTTTGCATGGCTAAAGAAATGACTCATAAGCCTTTATTTTTAAAAATCGCCCCGGATTTAGAAACAGATGACATGCTAGAAATCGTCAATAGCGCTATTGAAGCAGGAGCGCATGGGATTATTGCGACTAATACCACGATTGATAAAAGCCTGGTGTTCGCTCCTAAAGAAATGGGGGGCTTGAGCGGGAAATGCTTGACTAAAAAAAGCCGTGAAATTTTCAAAGAATTGGCTAAAGCTTTTTTCAATAAAAGCGTTCTTGTTTCTGTGGGGGGGATTAGCGACGCTAAAGAAGCTTATGAAAGGATTAAAATGGGAGCGAGTCTGTTACAAATTTATAGCGCTTTTATTTACAAAGGGCCAAATTTATGCCAAAATATTCTTAAAGATTTGGTAAAATTACTCCAAAAAGATGGATTTTTGAGCGTCAAAGAGGCTATAGGAGCGGATTTAAGATGA
- a CDS encoding RNA degradosome polyphosphate kinase yields MNRFFNRELSWLAFNTRVLNEAKDESLPLLERLKFLAIYDTNLDEFYMIRVAGLKQLYEHKIASKGIDGASPEEQLEKIKHYLAHEIEERELEFQKIQALLFKKGLCITPYNELNLEQKAKAKTYFKEQLYALVLPFKLDSSHTFPPLANLTFALFAHIKDKETQSASYALIKLPSFIFRFVELEKGLFALAEEIVEVHLEELFLEHEILDCMAFRVTCDADIAITEDEAHDYADLMSKSLRKRNQGEIVRLQTQKGSQELLKTLLASLRSFQTHSYKKHKLTGMHIYKSAIMLNLGDLWELVNHSDFKALKSPNFTPKIHPHFNENDLFKSIEKQDLLLFHPYESFEPVIDLIEQAANDPTTLSIKMTLYRVGKHSPIVKALIEAASKIQVSVLVELKARFDEESNLYWAKALERAGALVVYGVFKLKVHAKMLVITKKTDNQLRHFTHLSTGNYNPLSAKIYTDVSFFSAKNEIANDIIKLFHSLLTSSATNSALETLFMAPKQIKPKIIELIQNEMNHKQEGYIILKANALVDSEIIEWLYQASQKGVKIDLIIRGICCLKPQVKGLSENIRVYSIVGKYLEHARIYYFKHENIYFSSADLMPRNLERRVELLIPATNPKIANKLLHILEIQLKDTLKRYELNSKGRYAKVSNPNDPLNSQDYFEKQALKTL; encoded by the coding sequence TTGAATCGTTTCTTTAACCGAGAGCTTTCATGGTTAGCTTTTAACACAAGGGTTTTGAACGAAGCCAAAGATGAGAGCTTGCCTTTATTAGAGCGCTTGAAATTTTTAGCCATTTATGACACGAATTTAGACGAATTTTACATGATAAGAGTGGCGGGGCTTAAACAACTCTATGAGCATAAAATCGCCTCTAAAGGCATTGATGGCGCAAGCCCTGAAGAGCAACTAGAAAAAATCAAGCATTATTTAGCGCATGAAATTGAAGAAAGGGAATTAGAATTTCAAAAAATCCAAGCCCTACTCTTTAAAAAAGGGCTTTGCATCACCCCCTATAATGAATTGAATTTAGAGCAAAAAGCTAAGGCTAAAACCTATTTTAAAGAGCAACTTTATGCGTTAGTCTTGCCTTTTAAGTTGGATTCTTCGCACACCTTCCCGCCTTTAGCGAATCTGACTTTCGCGCTTTTTGCCCACATCAAAGACAAAGAAACCCAAAGCGCCTCCTATGCGCTCATCAAACTCCCCTCTTTTATCTTCCGTTTTGTGGAGCTAGAAAAGGGCTTGTTTGCACTGGCTGAAGAAATCGTAGAAGTGCATTTAGAAGAATTGTTTTTAGAGCATGAGATTTTAGACTGCATGGCGTTTAGGGTAACTTGCGATGCGGATATTGCCATCACTGAAGACGAAGCGCATGATTATGCGGATTTGATGAGTAAGAGTTTGAGGAAACGGAATCAAGGCGAAATCGTGCGCTTGCAAACCCAAAAAGGGAGTCAAGAGCTTTTAAAAACCCTTTTAGCGTCTTTAAGGAGTTTTCAAACCCACTCTTACAAAAAGCACAAACTCACCGGCATGCATATCTATAAAAGCGCGATCATGCTCAATTTAGGGGATTTGTGGGAATTAGTCAATCATAGCGACTTTAAAGCGCTCAAATCGCCCAATTTCACGCCCAAAATCCACCCTCATTTCAATGAAAACGATCTTTTCAAATCCATAGAAAAACAGGATCTGTTGCTGTTCCACCCTTATGAAAGTTTTGAGCCTGTGATCGATTTAATAGAGCAAGCCGCTAATGATCCGACCACCCTTTCTATCAAAATGACGCTTTATCGTGTGGGCAAGCATTCCCCCATTGTCAAAGCCTTGATTGAAGCGGCGAGCAAGATTCAAGTGAGCGTTTTAGTGGAATTAAAAGCGCGTTTTGATGAAGAAAGCAATCTGTACTGGGCAAAAGCTTTAGAAAGGGCGGGCGCGTTAGTCGTTTATGGCGTTTTCAAACTCAAAGTGCATGCTAAAATGCTCGTGATCACTAAAAAAACGGACAACCAGTTACGCCATTTCACCCATTTAAGCACGGGCAATTACAACCCTTTGAGCGCTAAAATCTATACCGATGTGAGTTTTTTTAGCGCTAAAAATGAAATCGCTAACGACATTATCAAGCTTTTCCATTCCTTGCTGACTAGCAGTGCCACTAATAGCGCCCTAGAAACGCTTTTCATGGCGCCCAAACAAATCAAGCCTAAAATCATTGAACTCATTCAAAACGAAATGAACCACAAACAAGAAGGCTATATCATCTTAAAAGCCAACGCCCTAGTGGATAGCGAAATCATTGAATGGCTCTATCAAGCCTCTCAAAAAGGGGTTAAAATTGATCTCATTATTAGAGGGATTTGCTGTTTAAAGCCCCAAGTCAAGGGCTTGAGCGAAAATATCAGGGTGTATTCTATCGTGGGGAAATATTTAGAACATGCACGCATTTATTATTTTAAACATGAAAATATTTATTTTTCTAGCGCGGATTTAATGCCCAGGAATTTAGAAAGGCGCGTGGAATTGCTCATTCCCGCCACAAACCCAAAGATCGCCAATAAATTGTTGCATATTTTAGAAATCCAATTAAAAGACACCTTAAAACGCTACGAGTTAAATTCTAAAGGCCGTTACGCTAAAGTTTCAAACCCTAACGATCCTTTAAATTCACAGGATTATTTTGAAAAACAAGCCCTTAAAACCCTTTAA
- the pgsA gene encoding CDP-diacylglycerol--glycerol-3-phosphate 3-phosphatidyltransferase: MKVLKLLPNFLTILRIVLSLFLLFLLLNTHTYFSFLTPFHINMISSLVFLFAALTDLLDGYIARSYKAKSRFGEIFDPLADKILILSAFLGLVYLDRVNAWVPFVILGREFFISGLRVLAANEKKDIPVNALGKYKTVSQVVAIGALLANLTYSYVLVAIAVFLTLYSGIDYTIKYYKS; encoded by the coding sequence ATGAAAGTTTTAAAACTCCTGCCTAATTTTTTAACGATTTTACGCATTGTCTTATCCTTATTTTTATTATTTTTATTGTTAAACACGCACACTTATTTTAGTTTTTTAACCCCCTTTCACATCAACATGATCTCTTCATTGGTTTTTTTGTTTGCCGCGCTCACGGATTTATTGGACGGCTATATCGCTAGAAGCTATAAAGCCAAATCGCGCTTTGGGGAAATCTTTGACCCTTTAGCGGATAAAATCCTTATTTTGAGCGCGTTTTTAGGGCTAGTTTATTTGGATCGTGTGAATGCGTGGGTCCCGTTTGTGATTTTAGGGCGTGAATTTTTTATTTCAGGGCTTAGGGTTTTAGCCGCTAATGAAAAAAAGGATATTCCTGTCAATGCGTTAGGCAAGTATAAAACCGTGTCTCAAGTCGTGGCGATTGGCGCTTTATTAGCCAATTTAACTTACTCTTATGTGCTTGTGGCTATAGCGGTTTTTTTAACCCTTTATTCAGGGATAGATTACACGATTAAATATTATAAATCTTAA
- a CDS encoding N-6 DNA methylase, whose protein sequence is MPNNALLQIKQDTLSLIDDLKVICTSFGLGNDGNGYKIITQCFLYKFLCDKFEFFFESKFPNKTIRDYKDFNEEEKEDFFLKLDDNKLPKLAYDELLSYLFEKHFNDNDLHLKLDAIFNRISSNNAELFNTKSTDKTTIALFESVSQYINEESKRANFTRALLDKLKNFNFKQAFLNLQNQQGYDFFAPIFEYLIKDYNNNSRGTYAEYYTPLSIASIIAKLLVIKPTQSVKIYDPSAGTGTLLMALAHQIGTDSCTLYAQDISQKSLKMLKLNLILNDLTHSLRYAIEGNTLINPYHSKECHGKMDFIVSNPPFKLDFSNEHAEISQNKNDFFLGVPNIPKNDKSKKPKKMPIYTLFFQHCLNMLSHKGKGAIIVPTGFISAKSGVENKIVRHLVDERLVYGVICMPSQVFANTSTNVSIIFFQKTPSAKEVILIDASKLGEEYTENKNKKTRLRPSDMDLILETFQNKTQKSDFCALVSFDEITEKNYSLNPGQYFTIEDTSETISQEEFENLMQQYSSELASLFNESQNLQQEILETLKGVRFE, encoded by the coding sequence ATGCCTAATAACGCTTTATTACAAATCAAACAAGACACCCTAAGCCTCATTGATGATTTAAAAGTCATTTGCACGAGTTTTGGTTTAGGGAATGACGGCAACGGATACAAGATCATCACGCAATGCTTTTTGTATAAATTCTTATGCGATAAGTTTGAATTCTTTTTTGAATCAAAATTCCCCAATAAAACGATACGAGATTACAAAGACTTTAACGAGGAAGAAAAAGAAGATTTTTTCCTTAAATTAGACGATAACAAACTCCCTAAACTCGCTTATGATGAGCTTTTAAGCTATCTTTTTGAAAAACATTTTAACGATAACGATTTACACCTAAAGCTAGATGCTATTTTTAATCGCATTTCTAGCAATAATGCCGAGCTTTTTAACACCAAAAGCACGGATAAAACCACTATCGCCTTATTTGAAAGCGTCTCACAATACATTAATGAAGAGTCTAAAAGGGCTAATTTTACAAGAGCTTTATTAGACAAACTCAAAAATTTTAATTTCAAACAAGCTTTTTTAAACCTACAAAACCAACAAGGCTATGACTTTTTCGCCCCCATTTTTGAATACTTAATCAAAGATTACAATAATAACAGCAGAGGGACATACGCCGAATACTACACCCCTTTAAGCATCGCTAGCATCATCGCTAAGCTTTTAGTGATTAAACCCACTCAAAGCGTCAAAATCTATGATCCAAGCGCCGGCACAGGCACGCTTTTAATGGCGCTAGCCCACCAAATAGGCACCGATTCTTGCACCCTTTATGCCCAAGACATTTCGCAAAAATCCTTAAAAATGCTCAAACTCAACCTGATTTTAAACGACTTGACCCACTCTTTAAGATACGCCATTGAGGGAAACACCTTGATTAACCCCTACCATTCTAAAGAATGTCATGGGAAAATGGATTTCATCGTGAGTAACCCCCCTTTCAAGCTGGATTTTTCCAACGAGCATGCCGAGATTTCACAAAACAAAAACGATTTTTTCTTAGGCGTGCCTAATATCCCTAAAAACGATAAAAGCAAAAAGCCCAAAAAAATGCCCATTTACACGCTCTTTTTCCAGCATTGCCTGAACATGCTTAGCCATAAAGGTAAGGGGGCTATAATCGTGCCAACCGGATTCATCAGCGCTAAAAGCGGGGTAGAAAATAAGATTGTCCGGCATTTAGTGGATGAAAGGCTCGTTTATGGGGTGATTTGCATGCCCAGTCAGGTTTTTGCCAACACCAGCACTAACGTGAGCATCATCTTTTTTCAAAAAACGCCAAGCGCAAAGGAAGTGATTTTGATTGACGCTTCCAAACTCGGCGAAGAATACACCGAAAACAAAAACAAAAAAACGCGCTTAAGACCAAGCGATATGGATTTGATTTTAGAAACCTTTCAAAATAAAACCCAAAAATCGGATTTTTGCGCTCTGGTTTCTTTTGATGAAATTACAGAAAAAAATTATTCTCTAAACCCCGGGCAGTATTTCACTATAGAAGACACGAGCGAAACAATCAGCCAAGAAGAGTTTGAAAACTTGATGCAACAGTATTCAAGCGAACTAGCGAGCCTTTTTAATGAAAGCCAAAACTTGCAACAAGAGATTTTAGAAACTTTAAAAGGGGTTAGGTTTGAGTGA
- a CDS encoding restriction endonuclease subunit S, translating to MSEWQTFCLKDLVKIFGGSTPPTNNPKNYGNKIRWITAKDLSTLQGRYIKKGSRSISRLGFKSCSTFLLPKHAILFSVRAPIGYTAIISKRSCTDRGLMGLVPNKKIYFEFLYYLLKYHKDNISNMGVGTTFKGISKPALGLFQVKIPPTYYEQQKIARTLSILDQKIENNHKINELLHKILELLYEQYFVRFDFLDENNKPYQTSGGKMKFSKELNRLIPNDFEVKTLGELTQLKVGNKNANHSSNQGKYPFFTCSNNPLKCETYQFEGKHIIISGNGNFYVTHYDGKFDAYQRTYVVNPNNPNHYVLIYLFVKSYTNYLKLQSRGSIIKFITKSDIENIKIVLPNLKIYTKWNNVLKMIENNMQTTQTLTALRDFLLPLLLKQQVKPK from the coding sequence TTGAGTGAGTGGCAAACATTTTGTTTAAAAGATTTAGTAAAAATATTTGGAGGCTCTACCCCACCTACCAATAACCCTAAAAATTATGGAAACAAAATTCGTTGGATAACAGCTAAAGATTTATCCACTTTACAAGGGCGCTACATTAAAAAAGGCAGCCGCAGCATTTCACGCTTGGGATTTAAATCATGCTCTACTTTCTTATTACCTAAACATGCTATTTTATTTTCCGTAAGAGCTCCCATAGGTTATACCGCTATTATTTCTAAAAGAAGTTGCACAGATAGAGGTCTTATGGGGCTAGTCCCTAATAAAAAAATCTATTTTGAATTTTTATACTACTTACTCAAATACCATAAGGATAACATCTCTAACATGGGAGTTGGCACTACTTTTAAAGGTATTTCAAAGCCAGCTTTAGGTCTATTCCAAGTTAAGATACCCCCCACTTATTACGAACAACAAAAAATCGCCCGCACGCTTTCTATTTTAGATCAAAAAATAGAAAACAACCATAAAATCAATGAGCTTTTACATAAAATCCTAGAGCTTCTTTATGAGCAATACTTCGTCCGTTTTGATTTTTTAGATGAAAACAACAAACCCTATCAAACTAGCGGCGGGAAAATGAAATTTTCTAAAGAATTAAACCGCCTTATCCCTAACGATTTTGAAGTCAAAACGCTAGGGGAATTAACCCAATTAAAAGTAGGAAACAAAAACGCTAATCACTCATCTAATCAAGGAAAATATCCATTTTTTACTTGCTCAAATAATCCTTTAAAATGCGAAACATATCAATTTGAAGGAAAACATATTATTATTTCTGGGAATGGAAATTTTTATGTTACACACTATGATGGGAAATTTGATGCCTATCAAAGAACATATGTTGTAAATCCAAATAATCCAAATCATTATGTTTTAATATATCTATTTGTAAAATCATATACAAATTACTTAAAATTACAATCTCGTGGCTCTATTATTAAATTTATTACAAAATCAGATATTGAAAATATTAAAATCGTATTACCAAATTTAAAAATCTATACCAAATGGAACAATGTATTAAAAATGATTGAGAACAACATGCAAACAACCCAAACCCTAACCGCGCTCAGAGACTTTCTACTCCCCCTACTCTTAAAACAACAAGTCAAACCAAAATAA
- a CDS encoding enoyl-ACP reductase produces MNGSNHMKNKTLVISGATRGIGKAILYRFAQSGVNIAFTYNKNVEEANKIIEDVEQKYSIKAKAYPLNVLEPEQYTELFKQIDADFDRVDFFISNAIIYGRSVVGGFAPFMRLKPKGLNNIYTATVLAFVVGAQEAAKRMQKIGGGAIVSLSSTGNLVYMPNYAGHGNSKNAVETMVKYAAVDLGGFNIRVNAVSGGPIDTDALKAFPDYVEIKEKVEEQSPLKRMGNPNDLAGAAYFLCDETQSGWLTGQTIVVDGGTTFK; encoded by the coding sequence ATGAATGGTTCCAATCACATGAAAAATAAAACCCTAGTGATTAGCGGCGCGACTAGAGGGATTGGCAAGGCGATATTGTATCGTTTCGCTCAAAGCGGCGTGAATATCGCTTTCACTTACAATAAAAATGTTGAAGAAGCGAATAAAATTATAGAAGATGTGGAGCAAAAATATTCCATTAAAGCCAAAGCCTACCCCCTTAATGTTTTAGAGCCTGAGCAATACACAGAGCTTTTTAAGCAAATTGACGCTGATTTTGACAGAGTGGATTTTTTTATTTCTAACGCTATTATTTATGGGCGCTCTGTCGTGGGGGGATTCGCGCCTTTCATGCGGTTAAAACCTAAGGGGTTAAACAACATTTACACAGCCACCGTGTTAGCGTTTGTCGTAGGGGCTCAAGAAGCGGCAAAACGCATGCAAAAAATAGGCGGTGGGGCGATCGTGAGCTTAAGTTCTACCGGGAATCTGGTCTATATGCCTAATTACGCCGGGCATGGCAATTCCAAAAACGCCGTAGAAACCATGGTCAAATACGCTGCCGTTGATTTAGGCGGATTTAACATTAGAGTGAATGCGGTTAGTGGCGGGCCTATTGATACGGACGCTCTAAAAGCCTTCCCTGATTATGTGGAGATTAAAGAAAAAGTAGAAGAGCAATCGCCCCTAAAGCGCATGGGTAATCCTAACGATCTAGCCGGGGCGGCTTATTTTTTATGCGATGAGACCCAAAGCGGTTGGCTTACAGGGCAAACGATCGTTGTGGATGGTGGGACCACTTTTAAATAA
- a CDS encoding M16 family metallopeptidase, whose amino-acid sequence MKYFSVKRLLGRCSVLLVTLGVSMHAQSYLPKHESVTLKNGLQVVSVPLENKTGVIEVDVLYKVGSRNEVMGKSGIAHMLEHLNFKSTKNLKAGEFDKIVKRFGGVSNASTSFDITRYFIKTSQANLDKSLELFAETMGSLNLKEDEFLPERQVVAEERRWRTDNSPIGMLYFRFFNTAYVYHPYHWTPIGFMDDIQNWTLKDIKKFHSLYYQPKNAIVLVVGDVNSQKVFELTKKHFESLKNLDEKAIPTPYMKEPKQDGARTAVVHKDGVHLEWVALGYKVPAFKHKDQVALDALSKLLGEGKSSWLQSELVDKKHLASQAFSHNMQLQDESVFLFIAGGNPNIKAEALQKEIVALLEKLKKGEITQAELDKIKINQKADFISNLESSSDVAGLFADYLVQNDLQGLTDYQQQFLDLKVSDLVRVANEYFKDAQSTTVFLKP is encoded by the coding sequence ATGAAATATTTTTCTGTTAAAAGACTTTTGGGGCGTTGTTCTGTCTTATTAGTAACCTTAGGAGTGAGCATGCACGCACAATCTTACTTACCCAAACATGAGAGCGTTACCTTAAAAAACGGGTTGCAAGTCGTGAGCGTCCCCTTAGAAAATAAAACCGGGGTTATAGAAGTGGATGTGCTTTATAAAGTCGGCTCTAGAAACGAAGTCATGGGCAAGAGCGGGATCGCTCACATGTTGGAGCATTTGAATTTTAAAAGCACCAAAAACCTTAAAGCCGGCGAATTTGATAAGATCGTTAAGCGTTTTGGGGGCGTGAGTAACGCTTCTACGAGCTTTGATATTACGCGCTATTTCATTAAAACCAGTCAGGCTAACTTGGATAAGTCTTTAGAGTTGTTCGCTGAAACCATGGGTTCTTTGAATTTAAAAGAAGATGAGTTTTTGCCTGAGCGTCAAGTGGTCGCCGAAGAAAGGCGATGGCGCACCGATAATTCCCCTATCGGCATGCTTTATTTCCGCTTTTTTAACACCGCTTATGTCTATCACCCCTACCATTGGACGCCCATTGGTTTTATGGACGATATTCAAAACTGGACTTTAAAAGACATTAAAAAATTCCATTCGCTCTATTATCAGCCTAAAAACGCTATCGTTTTAGTGGTGGGCGATGTCAATTCCCAAAAGGTTTTTGAATTGACTAAAAAGCATTTTGAATCCTTAAAAAACCTTGATGAAAAGGCTATCCCCACTCCTTACATGAAAGAGCCTAAACAAGATGGGGCAAGAACGGCAGTCGTGCATAAAGATGGGGTCCATTTAGAATGGGTAGCGTTAGGGTATAAAGTACCTGCTTTCAAGCATAAAGATCAAGTCGCTTTAGATGCGTTAAGCAAGCTTTTAGGCGAAGGTAAAAGCTCGTGGTTACAGAGCGAATTGGTGGATAAAAAGCACCTGGCTTCTCAAGCCTTCTCGCACAACATGCAATTACAAGATGAAAGCGTGTTTTTATTCATCGCTGGGGGTAATCCTAATATCAAAGCCGAAGCCTTACAAAAAGAAATCGTAGCACTTTTAGAAAAGCTTAAAAAAGGCGAAATCACTCAAGCGGAATTAGACAAAATCAAAATCAATCAAAAAGCTGATTTTATTTCTAATTTAGAAAGTTCTAGCGATGTGGCGGGGCTTTTTGCAGACTATCTAGTGCAAAACGATCTTCAAGGCTTGACCGATTATCAGCAACAATTTTTGGATTTGAAAGTGAGCGATTTGGTACGTGTGGCTAATGAATATTTTAAAGACGCCCAATCAACCACCGTGTTTTTGAAACCTTAA